One Vibrio campbellii CAIM 519 = NBRC 15631 = ATCC 25920 genomic window carries:
- a CDS encoding sigma-70 family RNA polymerase sigma factor: MFGKKNSNSPVNSDMDRQRKYEALVRGYHRDLYRYAYWLCKDKAIAEDLVQETCLRAWKSLDSLQDEKAAKSWLITILRRENARRFERKQFDLVDIDDYGNDAKVSDDPHHQQEWLQAQIMKLDVEYREPLFLQVVGGFSGEEIGSILDLNKNTVMTRLFRARNQLKEMLDSQDTQRGQKNG; encoded by the coding sequence ATGTTTGGAAAGAAAAACTCCAACAGTCCGGTCAACTCTGATATGGACAGACAAAGAAAATACGAAGCTCTTGTACGGGGCTATCACAGAGATTTGTATCGCTACGCTTACTGGTTATGCAAAGACAAGGCAATTGCAGAAGATTTGGTTCAAGAGACCTGTCTGCGCGCATGGAAGTCACTGGATAGTCTTCAAGATGAAAAGGCCGCGAAATCTTGGCTTATTACTATATTAAGACGAGAAAACGCACGCCGCTTTGAACGTAAACAATTTGATTTGGTTGATATCGATGACTATGGCAATGATGCTAAAGTCAGCGATGACCCACATCATCAACAGGAATGGCTTCAAGCTCAAATCATGAAGCTTGATGTTGAATACCGTGAGCCTTTGTTTCTTCAAGTTGTAGGCGGTTTCAGTGGAGAAGAAATCGGCAGCATTCTTGATCTAAACAAAAACACAGTAATGACACGCCTATTCCGTGCACGTAATCAATTAAAAGAGATGTTGGATTCTCAAGATACTCAGAGAGGACAAAAAAATGGATGA
- the fadJ gene encoding fatty acid oxidation complex subunit alpha FadJ, with protein sequence MSEQKAFSLKIDEQNIAWLAIDVPNEKMNTLQAAFADEMKEIFTQLKDTSGVKGMIIHSLKPDNFVAGADVRMLEACTTASEAEALAKQGQDLFQQLSDLPYPVVAAIHGPCLGGGLELALACDYRVCTDSDKTRLGLPEVQLGLLPGSGGTQRLPRLIGLLPSLDLILTGKQLRAKKAKKLGVVDACVPETVLLDVAKMHVEKGKKKGKQKQSTKEKLMSGSGLGRKFVFEQAAKKTNEKTRGNYPATVAILEVIQHGLEKGFAQGQELEAKRFGELVMSSESKALRSIFFATTEMKKENGAEAEPTAVNKVGVLGGGLMGAGISHVSVAKAKVPVRIKDVSNDGVLNALNYNYKLFEKQRKRRIISKAGLQSKMLQLSGGIDFTSFNHIDVVIEAVFEDLDLKQAMVADIEANAKPETIFATNTSSLPIHKIAEKAERPENIVGLHYFSPVEKMPLVEVIPHETTSEATISTVVALAKKQGKTPIVVKDKAGFYVNRILAPYMNEAAHILLANEPIEQLDGALLDFGFPVGPITLLDEVGVDIGAKIMPILVNELGERFKGPDVFDTLLNDGRKGRKTGKGFYTYKGKKKEVDKSVYKLLNLTPESKLSDNDIALRCVLPMLNEAVRCLDDGIIRSPRDGDIGAIFGIGFPPFLGGPFRYMDQFGLRELVEKMNEFASKYGDRYAPCDGLLTRAGEGRNFYD encoded by the coding sequence ATGAGCGAGCAAAAAGCATTTAGTCTAAAGATTGATGAGCAGAACATTGCTTGGCTAGCCATCGATGTGCCAAACGAGAAAATGAACACGCTGCAAGCGGCGTTTGCAGATGAGATGAAAGAAATTTTCACTCAACTGAAAGACACCAGCGGCGTGAAAGGGATGATTATTCACTCCCTAAAACCAGATAACTTTGTTGCGGGCGCTGACGTTCGTATGCTTGAAGCGTGCACAACGGCGAGTGAAGCGGAAGCATTGGCTAAGCAAGGCCAAGACTTGTTCCAACAGCTATCTGATCTGCCTTATCCGGTTGTCGCTGCGATTCACGGTCCATGTCTAGGTGGCGGTTTAGAGCTTGCTCTAGCGTGTGACTACCGTGTATGTACTGATTCCGATAAAACGCGTCTTGGTTTGCCAGAAGTGCAACTTGGTTTGCTGCCAGGCTCCGGTGGTACTCAACGTCTTCCGCGTTTGATTGGTCTATTACCTTCGTTGGATTTAATCCTTACAGGTAAACAACTGCGTGCAAAGAAAGCGAAAAAGTTGGGCGTGGTTGACGCATGTGTGCCAGAGACTGTTCTACTCGATGTCGCGAAGATGCATGTCGAAAAAGGCAAGAAGAAAGGTAAACAAAAGCAATCTACAAAAGAGAAGTTGATGTCGGGTAGTGGTTTAGGTCGTAAGTTTGTGTTTGAGCAAGCCGCGAAGAAAACCAATGAAAAGACCCGTGGTAACTACCCTGCAACGGTCGCGATTCTAGAAGTGATCCAGCATGGTCTTGAAAAGGGCTTTGCCCAAGGTCAAGAACTTGAAGCGAAGCGCTTTGGCGAACTGGTAATGAGTTCAGAATCTAAAGCACTGCGTTCTATTTTCTTTGCTACGACAGAAATGAAGAAAGAAAACGGCGCAGAAGCTGAGCCAACTGCAGTCAACAAAGTTGGCGTGTTGGGTGGTGGTCTAATGGGGGCTGGCATTAGCCATGTTTCTGTTGCGAAAGCGAAAGTGCCAGTACGTATTAAAGATGTCAGCAATGATGGCGTGCTTAACGCGTTGAACTACAACTACAAGTTGTTCGAAAAGCAGCGTAAGCGCCGCATTATCTCAAAAGCGGGTCTGCAATCTAAAATGCTGCAACTTTCGGGTGGTATTGATTTTACAAGCTTCAATCATATTGATGTGGTTATCGAAGCTGTATTTGAAGATCTTGACCTTAAACAGGCGATGGTTGCAGATATTGAAGCGAACGCGAAACCAGAGACTATCTTTGCAACCAATACGTCTTCGCTACCAATCCACAAAATTGCGGAAAAAGCAGAGCGCCCAGAAAATATCGTTGGTTTGCACTATTTCAGCCCGGTGGAGAAAATGCCACTGGTGGAAGTGATTCCTCATGAAACTACGTCAGAAGCGACCATTTCTACCGTTGTTGCACTAGCGAAGAAGCAGGGCAAGACACCAATCGTCGTGAAAGATAAAGCAGGCTTCTATGTAAACCGTATTCTTGCACCTTACATGAACGAAGCTGCACACATCTTGCTAGCAAATGAGCCGATCGAACAACTTGATGGTGCTCTGCTTGACTTCGGTTTCCCTGTGGGTCCAATTACTTTATTGGATGAAGTTGGTGTTGATATTGGTGCTAAGATCATGCCGATCTTGGTTAACGAATTGGGCGAGCGATTCAAAGGTCCAGACGTATTCGACACACTACTGAACGATGGCCGCAAAGGTCGTAAGACTGGTAAAGGCTTCTATACCTACAAAGGTAAGAAGAAAGAAGTCGATAAGTCAGTTTACAAGCTATTGAACCTGACGCCAGAATCCAAGCTGAGCGATAACGACATTGCATTGCGTTGTGTGCTGCCAATGCTAAACGAAGCGGTTCGCTGTTTAGATGACGGTATTATCCGTTCTCCACGCGATGGTGATATCGGTGCGATCTTTGGTATAGGCTTCCCACCATTCTTAGGTGGTCCATTCCGTTACATGGATCAATTCGGTTTGAGAGAACTGGTTGAGAAAATGAACGAGTTTGCATCGAAATACGGTGATCGTTACGCGCCGTGCGATGGGTTGTTAACTCGAGCTGGCGAAGGTCGTAACTTCTACGATTAA
- the fadI gene encoding acetyl-CoA C-acyltransferase FadI — MGKQEVKTRHGERVAIVAGLRTPFARQSTEFSQVPAVDLGKMVVSEMLARTDIDPKLIEQVVFGQVVQMPEAPNIAREIVLGTGMHIHTDAYSVTRACATSFQAAVNVAESIMAGSIDVGIAGGADSSSVLPIGVSKKLAANLLALSKTKTLGQKLNILKKLSFKDLMPVPPAVAEYSTGLSMGQTAEQMAKSHGITRAEQDALAHRSHSLASQAWKDGKIQDEVMTAFPEPYKKWISEDNNIRHDSTLEGYAKLRPAFDRQYGSVTAANSTPLTDGGAAVMLMREGKAKELGMEILGYIRGYAFSAIGVEMDMLMGPTYATAKVLENTGLELSDLTLIDMHEAFAAQALANVKMFASDKFAQENLGRSKAIGEIDMDKFNVLGGSIAYGHPFAATGARMMTQTLRELKRRGGGLALNTACAAGGLGAAMILEVE; from the coding sequence ATGGGCAAGCAGGAAGTGAAAACACGCCACGGTGAACGTGTTGCTATTGTCGCAGGGCTACGAACCCCCTTTGCTCGTCAAAGCACTGAGTTCAGCCAGGTTCCAGCGGTCGATTTAGGCAAAATGGTAGTGAGCGAAATGCTTGCTCGTACAGACATCGACCCGAAACTCATCGAACAAGTGGTATTTGGACAAGTCGTTCAAATGCCAGAAGCGCCAAACATTGCGCGTGAAATCGTACTTGGCACAGGAATGCACATCCATACTGATGCCTACAGCGTAACTCGTGCGTGTGCGACCAGTTTCCAAGCTGCAGTCAACGTGGCAGAGAGCATTATGGCGGGCAGCATTGATGTTGGTATCGCGGGTGGTGCGGATTCTTCATCTGTTCTGCCAATTGGTGTTTCGAAGAAACTTGCCGCTAACTTGCTTGCGCTAAGCAAAACCAAAACGCTGGGTCAAAAGCTCAACATTCTTAAGAAACTCAGCTTCAAAGATTTAATGCCAGTGCCGCCGGCAGTGGCTGAATACTCGACGGGTCTTTCTATGGGTCAGACTGCCGAGCAAATGGCTAAATCGCACGGCATTACTCGTGCAGAGCAAGATGCTTTGGCACACCGTTCTCATTCTCTAGCTTCGCAAGCTTGGAAAGACGGCAAAATCCAAGACGAAGTGATGACTGCCTTCCCTGAACCATACAAAAAGTGGATCTCTGAAGATAACAACATTCGTCATGACTCTACATTAGAGGGCTACGCGAAACTGCGTCCGGCTTTTGACCGTCAATACGGCAGCGTAACAGCCGCGAACAGTACGCCATTAACCGATGGCGGTGCTGCCGTGATGCTAATGCGTGAAGGCAAAGCGAAAGAACTTGGTATGGAAATCCTTGGCTACATCCGCGGTTATGCATTCTCAGCCATTGGTGTGGAAATGGACATGCTAATGGGACCAACATACGCGACGGCAAAAGTGTTGGAGAACACTGGTCTCGAGCTTTCAGACCTGACGCTTATCGATATGCACGAAGCGTTTGCTGCACAAGCTCTTGCGAACGTGAAGATGTTTGCTTCTGATAAATTTGCCCAAGAAAACCTAGGTCGTTCGAAAGCGATAGGTGAAATCGACATGGATAAGTTCAACGTCCTTGGTGGTTCCATTGCCTACGGTCACCCATTTGCCGCAACTGGTGCACGTATGATGACGCAAACGCTGCGTGAGCTTAAACGTCGTGGCGGTGGTCTCGCGTTGAATACAGCGTGTGCCGCAGGTGGTCTTGGTGCAGCAATGATTTTGGAGGTTGAGTAA